The genomic segment CCGAGTGTTCGTTTGGCTCGACGCTCGTTCCGCGCATCGAGAGCCCAGGCGAAACGCTTCGTCAACCGCTCCGCTGCCTCTAGTGCCGCTTGACGATACAACTGTTCCGCGTGTCGGATCTCCGGATCCTTGCGCTGCAATGCCTCAGCGGACCAGTACTGACGTACGTTGCCGACCGGGAGTGCGTCGGTTTCGGAGTCGATAGCGACAAACGTTGTCAGATCGGCATCGCTCCTGAGATCCGTCCAATACGCGAGTCTGCTCAGTTCTCTCGCAGCATCGATCACTCCCAGGCGACCCTCAAGCAGATCAACCGCCCTCGCCCAGATCTTGCGGCAGTAGTTCTGCCATTGAGCGACGTTCTGAACGTGATCCGGTGGTTTCACGGGCTGTTCTTGTCGGCTAACGTTGCCGCTCAGCCGCGAGCGGCTTCACTTGTCCGCGCCGCTCGTCGGCTGCACCGGCGTGTTAGGCGGCAATTCGGTACCGCCGTCCGTTTCGCATGGTGCACTCTGACAGCGCCGCGCGACTGCACCTGCCAAGGCTCCCAGGCTAGCCTCGATTTCCACAGACGCCCACGACCGACGAGATCGCGCCGGCCTCCCCACGCGGCCCGGTGGCAGCGTGGGGCGTCTGCGTCTGTGGAGTTAGCAATATCAACGACTGATAATGCGAGTCTCTCATGACTACTGCAGACAGGAGTTCACAGGCGCCTGGCCATCCCGCGTGACCCGAGAGGCCCCGGCAGCCGCGTGCACGGAGGCCGGCGCGCTTGCTCGTGCGGGCGCTCGGCGGCCACTTGACAGACGGGGAGCGACGTAGCAATATGTGTGCATGTCTGACAGTCCTCGAAATGCACTAACAGACACCCAAGCCTCCTCGTTCTTCCTCGCCCCCGCCGAACCGGTGCACCGCCAGTACGAGGCCCTCCGCGCCTACTTTGTCGATCACGAGCCGTCGCATGTCGTGGCTCGTCGGTTTGCCTACTCCGCGGGATCGTTTCGTGTGCTCTGTCACCAGTTCCGCCACGAGGCCGAGAAACGCGCCGGCTTCTTCCAACGCGCCCACCACGGGCCACGCACCGCCCCCGTCCGGGACCAAGTCCGGGATCGCGCCGTGGCGTTGCGCAAGCGCAATCTCTCGGTCTACGACATTCAGCGCGAGCTGGCCCAGTCCGGCCAGGCCGTCAGTGTCAACGCCTTGGCCGTCGTGCTCCGCGAAGAGGGGTTCGCCCGGTTGCCCCGCCGACGCGACGAGGAGCGGCCGCCGACGCTGAAACCCGACGTGGCGCAGGTGGCGGATGTGCGTCGCCTCGACCTCACCCCGCGCACGTTTCGCACGGCCCTCGCCGGCGTGTTCCTGTTCGTCCCGCTCCTGCACGGCCTCGACCTGCGCGCCGTCGTCGAGGCCGGCCCCTTGCCGGGGTCCCGCATGATCCCCGCCGAGCAGGCGCTCCGCACGTTGCTGGCCCTGAAACTCCTCGGCACCGAACGCAAGAGCCACGTCATGGATCTCGTGTTCGACCCCGCGGTCGCCGTCTTCGCCGGCCTGAATGTCGTGCCGAAACGATCGTACCTCGCGGCCTACAGTTCGCGCGTCGACCATCGCGTCAATGTGCGCATCATGGACGCCTGGTTCCGGCAAGTCCAGACGGCGGGCCTGCCCGCCGGCGCCTCCCTGGACCTCGACTTTCATACCGTGCCGGCCCATAGCGCCGCCGAACCGCTTGAGAAGCACTACCTGTCCCAGCGCAGCCGCCGCGAGCCCGGGATCCTGGTCTTTCTCGCGCGCGACGCCGAACAGCGCGTCTTCCGCTATGCCCACGCCGGCATCCCCAAGGCCGACCAGGCGAACGAGATCCTCGCGTTCGTCGCCTTCTGGCAGCGCCACACCGGCCACCTTCCGGCGGAAGTGATCTTCGACTCGCAACTCACGACGCATGAGAACCTCGCCGCCCTCGACCACCAGGGGATTCGCTTCATCACCTTGCGTCGCCGCTCCCGCCAGATGCTGGCCGAGATCTACGG from the Vicinamibacterales bacterium genome contains:
- a CDS encoding transposase, whose protein sequence is MSDSPRNALTDTQASSFFLAPAEPVHRQYEALRAYFVDHEPSHVVARRFAYSAGSFRVLCHQFRHEAEKRAGFFQRAHHGPRTAPVRDQVRDRAVALRKRNLSVYDIQRELAQSGQAVSVNALAVVLREEGFARLPRRRDEERPPTLKPDVAQVADVRRLDLTPRTFRTALAGVFLFVPLLHGLDLRAVVEAGPLPGSRMIPAEQALRTLLALKLLGTERKSHVMDLVFDPAVAVFAGLNVVPKRSYLAAYSSRVDHRVNVRIMDAWFRQVQTAGLPAGASLDLDFHTVPAHSAAEPLEKHYLSQRSRREPGILVFLARDAEQRVFRYAHAGIPKADQANEILAFVAFWQRHTGHLPAEVIFDSQLTTHENLAALDHQGIRFITLRRRSRQMLAEIYGRPASAWRRITLDAVTRTFRTPRVLDEQVVLRGYGPIRQLTILDLGHEEPTVLMTNHEKTSPATLITRYAQRMLIENNISESIQFFHLDALSSMVGLKVDFDLQLTLMAGSLYRLMAQRIGREYARAQPKRLFRNLLDLSARVDIEADRVVVTFDKRAHNPYLVASGLADTSTPMPWFGGKTLLLRFA